A DNA window from Calliphora vicina chromosome 1, idCalVici1.1, whole genome shotgun sequence contains the following coding sequences:
- the TMEM216 gene encoding uncharacterized protein TMEM216, giving the protein MNASLMYEILMYLNSFYFGLYAAFKVCISVLKPIYLQYAENVLTREASILLALCILETIRIILGRRSSLSDRAWQAIASVILTLPSLAIVIYLCCFQTYVLKLEIIMSALMIALQGAELVFACIFICTMCRPVTYT; this is encoded by the exons ATGAATGCCAGTCTTATGTATGAGATTCTCATGTATTTAAATTCATTCTACTTCGGCCTTTATGCCGCTTTCAAGGTGTGCATTAGTGTGTTGAAGCCCATATATTTGCAATATGCTGAGAATGTTTTGACACGGGAGGCGAGTATTTTACTGGCCTTGTGCATTTTGGAAACGATACGCATCATATTGGGTCGACGGAGTAGTTTAAGTGATCGTG CTTGGCAAGCGATAGCATCTGTAATATTAACACTGCCCAGTCTTgctattgttatttatttatgttgttttcaAACCTATGTTCTCAAACTTGAAATTATTATGAGTGCCTTAATGATAGCCCTACAAGGTGCTGAACTAGTGTTTGCCTGTATATTTATTTGTACCATGTGTCGTCCGGTCACATATACCTAG
- the LOC135962500 gene encoding uncharacterized protein LOC135962500, which produces MNKLNSGVSYNSGTSSETSETQSVEENQQSDSVTPSGTNTPPIQSSGSRIPKSWKRMKDSSQDKDAESKRPPWRAVSISTLPKPDKNAILRAKLLDASRRLRATKTAVGVQTDTVPTKLMKEVSLGAQTDLILYKEVGMLTDGSYAKRRDGTEEYILTYSVPLMTDTIETANVATQTLIPRLPGDAFLEACIKPSDPYDPKLLQQCSDSERKLLKQLTKIRKTIIPLTAKFNEVVSEEEPSENDSHTDTDTDNTTDTIKSTGTKLSHESSNKFPYTTYRSSLLKPTHLSWYFEYDNDLASEDKFHPYTITPHKPWSSFMPLSLRPYPGFDLNILLVAIDELIEESNRLADRIEEMSKTRNQTEATQIFGFKEKVKAFVPIVYEPPSEYWLPIIEEQEKVLAELKSFKGADIKKFEEYIEKLE; this is translated from the exons ATGAACAAATTAAATTCAGGCGTTTCATATAACAGTGGCACGTCTTCAGAGACAAGCGAAACCCAGAGTGTTGAGGAAAATCAGCAAAGCGATAGTGTTACGCCAAGTGGCACGAATACACCACCAATACAAAGTTCTGGTAGtag aATACCCAAGAGTTGGAAACGTATGAAGGACTCAAGTCAGGATAAAGATGCCGAATCTAAACGTCCACCATGGCGAGCCGTTAGTATATCAACCTTACCCAAACCAGATAAAAATGCCATTTTGAGGGCAAAACTATTGGATGCTTCAAG ACGATTAAGGGCTACTAAAACAGCAGTTGGCGTACAAACCGATACAGTACCCACAAAATTGATGAAAGAAGTCAGTCTAGGAGCTCAAACtgatttaatattatataaagAAGTTGGCATGTTAACGGATGGATCATATGCCAAACGAAGAGATGGAACAGAGGAAT atattttaaccTACTCAGTACCACTTATGACCGACACCATTGAGACGGCCAATGTTGCAACGCAAACTTTAATACCGCGGTTACCGGGTGATGCATTTCTTGAAGCTTGCATAAAACCCTCAGATCCGTATGATCCCAAATTATTACAGCAATGTTCTGATTCTGAAAGAAAATTACTAAAACAGCTGACAAAAATACGAAAAACCATTATACCACTAACAGCTAAATTTAATGAAGTTGTCAGCGAGGAGGAgccctcagaaaatgattcgCACACAGATACGGATACTGATAACACAACGGACACCATTAAATCCACGGGCACAAAGTTGTCACACGAATCCAGTAATAAGTTTCCCTACACAACTTACCGCTCCAGTTTACTGAAACCCACACATTTATCCTGGTATTTTGAGTATGACAATGATTTGGCAAGTGAAGATAAATTTCATCCCTACACCATAACGCCCCACAAGCCTTGGAGTAGTTTTATGCCATTGTCATTGAGACCATACCCCGGATTCGATTTGAATATACTGTTGGTAGCAATAGATGAACTGATTGAAGAATCAAATCGTCTAGCCGACAGAATTGAAGAAATGTCCAAGACACGTAATCAAACTGAGGCAACACAAATCTTTGGCTTTAAGGAGAAAGTTAAAGCATTTGTACCAATTGTTTATGAGCCACCCTCGGAGTACTGGTTGCCCATAATTGAGGAACAAGAGAAAGTTTTGGCggaattaaaaagttttaaaggtGCAGATATTAAGAAATTCGAGGAATATATTGAAAAGTTAGAGTAA
- the Cks85A gene encoding cyclin-dependent kinases regulatory subunit produces the protein MPADQIQYSEKYFDAVFEYRHVILPPDLTKLVPKSHLMTETEWRNLGVQQSPGWVHYMMHAPEPHVILFRRPRTDLTDPSMVSAPSAQAPTTTDASQNKTTSNVPVKG, from the exons ATGCCAGCCGACCAAATACAATATTCCGAAAAGTATTTCGATGCTGTTTTTGAATACAG GCATGTAATACTTCCACCAGACTTGACGAAACTGGTACCCAAGTCGCATTTAATGACCGAAACGGAATGGCGTAATTTAGGTGTCCAACAAAGTCCTGGCTGGGTTCACTATATGATGCATGCGCCAGAGCCACATGTTATACTCTTCAGACGTCCTCGCACTGATTTAACCGATCCTTCCATGGTGTCAGCACCTTCAGCCCAAGCTCCCACTACAACGGATGCGtcacaaaacaaaacaaccaGCAATGTTCCGGTTAAAGGTTGA